Proteins found in one Actinomycetes bacterium genomic segment:
- a CDS encoding PIG-L deacetylase family protein: protein MSERPPLAPLDIDVGRVLAVVAHPDDLEYGAAAAVAAWTDAGHEVVYLLASRGEAGIDGMIPEEAARVRTAEQVASAAVVGVSTVEFLDHPDGVIEYGLPLRRDIVAAIRRHRPDTLLLFNHTDTWGPGRLNSPDHRNVGRAALDAVGDAGNRWVFPEVGPQPHGGVRHAVVTGTPAPTHAMDVSASVDRAVASLAEHRAYLDGLGDHPMADPEFVRAWLETAAERLPGARAALSVELYSF from the coding sequence ATGAGCGAACGACCGCCGCTGGCCCCGCTGGACATCGACGTGGGCCGGGTGCTCGCCGTCGTGGCCCACCCGGACGACCTGGAGTACGGCGCCGCCGCCGCGGTGGCCGCCTGGACGGACGCCGGGCACGAGGTGGTCTACCTGCTGGCCAGCCGGGGCGAGGCCGGGATCGACGGGATGATCCCGGAGGAGGCCGCCCGGGTGCGCACCGCCGAGCAGGTGGCCAGTGCCGCCGTCGTCGGGGTCTCGACCGTGGAGTTCCTGGACCACCCCGACGGCGTGATCGAGTACGGGCTGCCGCTGCGGCGGGACATCGTCGCGGCGATCCGCCGGCACCGCCCGGACACCCTGCTGCTGTTCAACCACACCGACACGTGGGGCCCCGGACGGCTGAACTCGCCGGACCACCGCAACGTGGGACGGGCGGCGTTGGACGCGGTCGGGGACGCCGGGAACCGGTGGGTGTTCCCCGAGGTGGGTCCGCAGCCGCACGGCGGGGTACGGCACGCCGTAGTCACCGGTACGCCCGCGCCGACGCACGCGATGGACGTCTCGGCGAGCGTCGACCGGGCGGTCGCGTCGCTGGCCGAGCACCGGGCCTACCTGGACGGGCTGGGCGACCATCCGATGGCCGACCCCGAGTTCGTGCGGGCCTGGCTCGAGACGGCCGCGGAGCGGCTGCCCGGCGCGCGGGCCGCGCTCAGCGTCGAGCTGTACAGCTTCTGA
- a CDS encoding MurT ligase domain-containing protein — MAGSTLVLPFWAAATLARTAAVTSRVLGRGSGTVIGGQVLLRLAPDAVRRLAAGRTCALVSGSNGKTTTTRFLTDAVRSRVPVANNSTGSNMTTGIATALLDDRSPTAVLEVDEYYLPATLAATGARVVVLTNLSRDQLDRYGGVADLVETWRRTLAQAPAGTVAITTCDDPLTTYAAAAAPRSVWVATPYRWAMDSTLCPACGALLSRDGDHWWCTGCDFARPEPDWRVDGDELVDPSGVRRRIELSLPGRANLGNAALAVVAAGELGVAPEPALAAAAKVGGVEGRFSTVHRGEHGVRLLLAKNPASWSEVLDMLGSSGRPLVFASNGRAADGRDLSWLYDVPFESLAGREVRVFGERRLDMAIRLETAGARPQLAESLDDAMAGLPAGPVDVVASYTALQDLLASPPWSQEARR; from the coding sequence ATGGCAGGATCGACCCTTGTGCTGCCCTTCTGGGCGGCTGCCACGCTCGCGCGCACGGCGGCCGTCACCTCCCGAGTCCTGGGCCGGGGCAGCGGCACCGTGATCGGCGGTCAGGTGCTGCTGCGCCTGGCACCTGACGCCGTCCGCCGGCTGGCCGCCGGGCGCACCTGCGCCCTGGTCAGCGGCAGCAACGGCAAGACCACCACCACGAGGTTCCTCACCGACGCGGTCCGCAGCAGGGTGCCGGTGGCCAACAACTCCACCGGCTCCAACATGACCACCGGCATCGCCACCGCACTGCTCGACGACCGCTCCCCCACGGCCGTGCTCGAGGTCGACGAGTACTACCTGCCGGCGACGCTGGCCGCGACCGGCGCGCGGGTCGTGGTGCTCACCAACCTGAGCCGGGACCAGCTGGACCGTTACGGCGGAGTGGCCGACCTGGTCGAGACCTGGCGGCGCACGCTCGCCCAGGCGCCGGCCGGGACCGTCGCGATCACCACCTGCGACGATCCGCTGACCACCTACGCCGCGGCCGCAGCACCGCGCAGCGTCTGGGTGGCCACGCCGTACCGGTGGGCCATGGACTCCACGCTGTGCCCGGCCTGCGGGGCGCTGCTGTCCCGCGACGGGGACCACTGGTGGTGCACCGGTTGCGACTTCGCCCGCCCCGAGCCGGACTGGCGGGTGGACGGCGACGAGCTGGTCGACCCGTCCGGGGTGCGGCGACGGATCGAGCTGTCGCTCCCGGGCCGGGCCAACCTCGGCAACGCCGCGCTGGCCGTGGTCGCTGCCGGTGAGCTGGGGGTCGCCCCCGAGCCCGCGCTGGCCGCCGCGGCGAAGGTCGGCGGCGTCGAGGGGCGGTTTTCCACCGTACACAGGGGCGAGCACGGGGTGCGGCTGCTGCTGGCCAAGAACCCGGCCAGCTGGTCGGAGGTGCTGGACATGCTCGGCTCCAGCGGCCGCCCCCTGGTCTTCGCCAGCAACGGGCGCGCCGCGGACGGCCGGGACCTGTCCTGGCTGTACGACGTCCCGTTCGAGTCGCTGGCCGGCCGGGAGGTGCGGGTGTTCGGCGAGCGCCGGCTGGACATGGCGATCCGGCTGGAGACCGCCGGCGCCCGGCCGCAGCTCGCCGAGAGCCTGGACGACGCGATGGCCGGGCTGCCGGCCGGCCCGGTGGACGTCGTGGCCAGCTACACCGCGCTGCAGGATCTGCTGGCCAGCCCGCCGTGGAGCCAGGAGGCCCGCCGGTGA